In Sphingopyxis sp. FD7, a single window of DNA contains:
- a CDS encoding TonB-dependent receptor domain-containing protein, with amino-acid sequence MERRLGLVAAAIVLCLPMQAKAAEERAFDVRGGSLSAVVPVISRQGGVSISVADARLWKARVRSVRGRMPVDEAIRRLLAGTDAHAVRVSATSWRIERRPAPQRARAAPAPRQLPQPRAREPANEVVAAAADTIIVTASKTDLPYSHFAGVVTQLDGGELAFGGERGMDSILSRTATVSSTHLGSGRNKLFIRGIADSSFTGPTQATVGQYLGDIRLSYNAPDPDLRLYDIDNVEILEGPQGTLYGAGSLGGIIRVVPKAPDPRGPTVQAIAGVALTQHGDPGGDIAGIANLPVGEDGHALRLVGYMITDGGYIDNPLRGQKDVNRTHIRGGRGTFRIEAGDGWAVDIGGIYQSITSDDAQYADKDTAPLTRRSMIEQPAKTRYGLGTLVVMKDWGDLRFQSSNAFIDHRLSERFDASLPHGGELDGAGPGAAVGMVDVRRLFAPIDITPSRDVPRRLEQHNVTRMFASENRIWRPYHDGFGWVVGASFIANRARQDREYAYGMLRTPLPGVTNRVTEWTGFAEATRELLPGLVASGGLRLSHVRLGGMAEDVPFALAEAERATTASRHETDLLPSASLLAMPLDNLRLYARYQEGFRPGGLAIDGNFVRRFRNDRVRTWEAGVRFGDRKQTLLDATLSVSHSRWQNIQADFIDSNGFPTTANIGDGRITSLSGALAMRPTAALTFELGAVYNHSRVDDLSPEILPVFAAAPARLGRIPNVASHAVRGSINYATNVGDEDFRINGWANYIGPSRLGIGPLLGESQGDYVDTGLAMRIGNDRRGLSLTLTNLFDSRGNRFSLGTPFVEGNAGFLTPLRPRTLRIAVDVAY; translated from the coding sequence ATGGAAAGGCGCCTCGGCCTTGTCGCAGCAGCGATCGTGCTTTGCCTGCCGATGCAGGCGAAAGCAGCCGAAGAACGCGCCTTCGACGTGCGCGGCGGCAGCCTGTCGGCCGTTGTGCCGGTGATCAGCCGACAGGGCGGCGTCAGCATCAGCGTCGCCGATGCCCGGCTGTGGAAAGCGCGCGTCCGGTCGGTGCGCGGGCGGATGCCCGTCGACGAAGCGATCCGCCGCCTGCTCGCCGGAACCGATGCGCACGCCGTCCGCGTCAGTGCGACGAGCTGGCGCATCGAACGTCGCCCGGCTCCGCAGCGCGCCCGCGCCGCGCCCGCGCCGCGGCAGCTGCCTCAGCCGCGCGCGCGCGAACCCGCGAACGAGGTGGTTGCCGCCGCGGCCGATACGATCATCGTCACCGCGTCGAAAACCGACCTTCCCTATTCGCATTTTGCCGGTGTCGTCACCCAACTGGATGGCGGCGAACTGGCGTTCGGCGGCGAGCGCGGGATGGATTCGATCCTGTCGCGCACCGCCACCGTTTCCTCGACCCATCTGGGTTCGGGGCGCAACAAGCTGTTCATTCGCGGTATCGCCGATTCGAGTTTCACGGGGCCGACGCAGGCGACCGTCGGCCAGTATCTGGGCGATATTCGCCTCAGCTATAACGCCCCCGACCCCGACCTGCGCCTCTATGACATCGACAATGTCGAAATCCTCGAAGGGCCACAGGGCACGCTCTATGGCGCGGGGTCGCTCGGCGGGATCATTCGCGTCGTCCCGAAAGCGCCCGATCCGCGCGGCCCGACGGTTCAGGCGATCGCGGGCGTCGCGCTGACCCAGCATGGCGATCCCGGCGGCGATATCGCGGGCATTGCGAACCTGCCGGTTGGCGAGGACGGCCATGCGCTGCGCCTTGTCGGCTATATGATCACCGATGGCGGCTATATCGACAACCCGCTGCGCGGACAGAAGGACGTCAACCGTACCCATATCCGCGGCGGCCGCGGCACCTTTCGGATCGAGGCAGGCGACGGCTGGGCGGTCGACATCGGCGGCATCTATCAGTCGATCACCTCCGACGACGCGCAATATGCCGACAAGGATACGGCGCCGCTCACCCGCCGTTCGATGATCGAGCAACCGGCGAAGACGCGGTACGGCCTTGGAACGCTCGTGGTGATGAAGGATTGGGGCGATTTGCGCTTTCAGTCGTCGAACGCCTTTATCGACCACCGGTTGTCCGAACGCTTCGATGCCAGCCTGCCGCATGGCGGCGAACTCGATGGTGCCGGACCGGGTGCGGCCGTCGGCATGGTCGACGTCCGGCGCCTCTTTGCGCCGATCGACATCACCCCGTCGCGCGACGTGCCGCGGCGGCTCGAACAACATAATGTGACGCGGATGTTCGCCAGCGAAAACCGGATCTGGCGCCCCTATCATGACGGGTTCGGCTGGGTCGTCGGAGCGAGCTTCATCGCCAATCGCGCGCGTCAGGACCGCGAATATGCCTATGGAATGCTCCGCACGCCGCTGCCAGGCGTGACCAACCGCGTCACCGAATGGACGGGCTTTGCCGAAGCGACCAGGGAATTGCTTCCGGGCCTCGTCGCCTCGGGCGGGCTGCGGCTGTCGCATGTGCGGCTTGGCGGCATGGCCGAGGATGTGCCCTTCGCGCTCGCCGAGGCGGAGCGCGCGACGACGGCGTCGCGGCACGAAACCGACCTCTTGCCCTCTGCTTCGCTGCTCGCGATGCCGCTCGACAATCTGCGTCTCTACGCGCGCTATCAGGAGGGATTCCGCCCCGGCGGGCTGGCCATCGACGGCAATTTCGTGCGGCGTTTCAGGAATGATCGGGTCCGGACGTGGGAAGCGGGCGTGCGCTTCGGCGACCGGAAGCAGACGCTGCTCGACGCGACCCTGTCCGTCTCGCACAGCCGCTGGCAGAACATCCAGGCCGATTTCATCGACAGCAACGGCTTTCCGACCACCGCCAATATCGGCGACGGCCGTATCACCAGCCTGTCGGGGGCGCTCGCGATGCGGCCGACCGCCGCGCTGACCTTTGAGCTGGGCGCCGTCTATAACCACAGCCGCGTCGATGATCTGTCGCCGGAGATTCTGCCCGTTTTTGCTGCGGCGCCCGCGCGGCTGGGACGCATTCCCAATGTTGCCAGCCATGCCGTGCGCGGCTCGATAAATTATGCCACCAACGTCGGCGACGAGGATTTTCGCATCAATGGCTGGGCCAATTATATCGGCCCGTCCCGGCTCGGCATTGGCCCGCTGCTCGGCGAAAGCCAGGGCGATTATGTCGATACGGGGCTTGCGATGCGCATCGGCAACGACCGCCGCGGCCTGTCGCTGACGCTCACCAACCTGTTCGATTCGCGGGGCAATCGCTTCTCGCTCGGCACGCCGTTCGTCGAGGGCAATGCGGGATTCCTGACCCCGCTGCGCCCCCGCACGCTCCGCATCGCGGTGGACGTGGCTTATTAG
- a CDS encoding FecR family protein, whose amino-acid sequence MPDEPNRAAEARAIDWLVRQRDPAFDDWDGFTEWLAEDASHAAVYDAIASLDRDLDALPRTPPIAMIAEAPPPRRLSRRRWFGGAIAAALIGAVGLSVPGLLGSDGRIETAAGEHRAITLADGSTIDINGGSVIEIDDDRPRFARLESGEAMFRVAHRDGDPFVVETGGARIVDLGTAFNVVRRDRTTSVAVSEGVVLYNPDRDNVRLTAGKGLDARDGASAPPVVKDVDIAHVGGWRSGLLVYNGAPLSVVAEDLRRTAAIQIRIAPNAAAVSFRGALIVDKDRGRTVADLAALSGTRAERRGEGWILTR is encoded by the coding sequence ATGCCGGATGAACCGAACCGCGCCGCCGAAGCCCGCGCGATCGACTGGCTGGTTCGCCAGCGCGATCCGGCCTTCGACGATTGGGACGGCTTTACCGAGTGGCTGGCCGAAGACGCGAGCCATGCCGCAGTCTATGATGCGATCGCCAGCCTCGACCGCGATCTCGATGCGCTGCCGCGCACCCCGCCGATTGCAATGATAGCCGAGGCGCCTCCGCCGCGCCGCCTGTCGCGGCGGCGCTGGTTCGGCGGCGCCATCGCCGCAGCCTTGATCGGCGCCGTCGGCCTGTCGGTGCCCGGCCTGCTTGGAAGCGATGGCCGTATCGAAACCGCCGCGGGTGAACATCGCGCGATCACCCTTGCCGACGGATCGACGATCGACATCAACGGCGGTTCGGTGATCGAGATCGACGACGACCGCCCGCGCTTTGCGCGTCTCGAATCGGGCGAGGCGATGTTCCGCGTCGCGCACCGCGACGGCGACCCCTTTGTCGTCGAGACGGGCGGCGCGCGGATCGTCGACCTGGGCACCGCGTTCAACGTCGTGCGGCGTGACCGGACGACATCGGTTGCGGTGTCCGAAGGCGTCGTCCTTTACAATCCCGACCGCGACAATGTCCGGCTGACCGCAGGCAAGGGACTCGACGCGCGCGACGGCGCCAGTGCGCCGCCAGTGGTGAAGGACGTCGACATTGCCCACGTCGGTGGCTGGCGGAGCGGCCTGCTCGTCTATAATGGCGCGCCGCTGTCGGTCGTCGCCGAGGATCTGCGCCGGACGGCGGCAATTCAGATCCGTATCGCGCCCAACGCGGCCGCGGTGTCGTTCCGCGGCGCGCTGATCGTCGACAAGGACCGCGGCCGCACGGTCGCCGACCTCGCCGCCCTGTCGGGAACACGCGCCGAACGGCGCGGCGAAGGCTGGATATTGACCCGCTGA
- a CDS encoding RNA polymerase sigma factor, producing the protein MTEPRDQSDALQGIEGVLLAHRDRILRFLEMRGAADSAEDLFQDLWMRLTERGVGPVADPLAYVMRAANNLMLDRYRSAYRRDLRDKAWGESAAMHSPSSEASLISREQLALADAAIAATGERPARIFRRFRIDGVQQREIAREMGVSLSTVEADLRKVYAALAALRRQFDAG; encoded by the coding sequence ATGACCGAGCCGCGCGATCAGAGCGACGCCTTGCAGGGCATTGAAGGCGTATTGCTCGCCCATCGCGATCGCATCCTGCGGTTTCTGGAAATGCGCGGCGCCGCCGACAGCGCCGAAGATCTGTTCCAGGATTTGTGGATGCGATTGACCGAACGCGGCGTGGGGCCCGTGGCCGATCCGCTCGCCTATGTAATGCGCGCGGCCAACAATCTGATGCTCGATCGCTACCGCTCGGCGTACCGGCGCGACCTTCGCGACAAGGCGTGGGGCGAGAGCGCCGCGATGCACAGCCCGTCGAGCGAGGCGTCGCTGATCTCGCGCGAACAACTCGCGCTCGCCGACGCGGCGATCGCGGCAACGGGCGAAAGGCCCGCGCGCATCTTTCGCCGCTTTCGCATCGATGGTGTGCAGCAGCGCGAGATTGCCCGCGAAATGGGGGTCAGCCTGAGCACCGTCGAAGCCGATCTTCGCAAAGTCTATGCCGCGCTCGCCGCGCTGAGGAGGCAGTTCGATGCCGGATGA
- a CDS encoding autotransporter outer membrane beta-barrel domain-containing protein, with product MRKTLLASTCLATLISTAASAETTISTATTAPVRTSTIKSGAPDDIKVTSAGSIKPTVAGPAVTIDSNHKVVNEGTIEFSNIDGATGILANAGMTGGITNSASGKITIGETYAATDIDNDGDLDGPFAIGSNRVGIATAGAFTGNIVNSGAIAIEGKDSAGIRLGGPLTGGFTNDGTISVLGDRALGVGLQNVTGNVRLAGTIAATGVDAIAARLSGDISGALVVQGNLTATGYRFTTPPADPSKLDADDLLTGGSALAVEGDVTGGIILAVPPKDSSPTDKDEDKDGIDDDKEGSAAVRAFGSAAAVRIGSADRDVAIGPVAGTGTGLGIIIDGSVLGNGLYAGKDGNAIQIGGLGGAVTIAGGVGIGATGSVAAQSKDAAATAIRFGGGASTPELRNAGKIEATTGGNASGAVATAVIVGAGADVALIRNSGTIAAKTGGDNGTARAIVDLSGNVDMVENSGAISASGAAATSDRNIAIDLSANGAGATVRQTAVAADKTAPSIVGDVRFGSGNDVFDIADGSVKGDSFFGSGNNRFALSGDATYAGDARFGAGADTMALAGTAKFNGLADFGGGADTLTIGGTSVFSGTLANSSGLAVSVSGGAFDVRGAATIASLAVTDKGVLGVMLDTGSTGTALQVTGNASFGAESKLALQLSSIEEAEGEHIVLTAGSITGANNLTASQTLLPFLYKGTLTSTATQLIVDVERKSVNELGLNRSEGRAFDAVLDAVVAEQKIEDVFLGITDGDQFRAQLQQMLPEHEGGVFETVTSGSRALARHLLDPNAPYQDEGKWGYWVNQAVWGTSKGIGNTASYDVSGWGISLGAEIESDVGNFGGSIAFLSGKDSNGSNANEVSTSQFEGALHWRLRSDGFMAHARVSGAPVKLKGTRIFRAEAGAEDIEETMKGKWDATLWSASGSVAYDTRVGGLTLRPMVAVDYYKLQEDGYQETGGGDALDLTVLDRDSDELAVTGTVTLGLEFGGADEYDGWTRFELEGGRRQIVSGTLGATTASFKDGTPFTLIPDDRTSGWVGRLRGIAGNSAFQVAGELSAEEQQSHVGWAFRASLRVGL from the coding sequence ATGCGCAAGACCTTGCTGGCCTCCACCTGTCTGGCCACCCTTATCTCGACCGCCGCCTCCGCCGAAACGACGATCAGCACCGCGACGACGGCGCCGGTGCGGACGTCGACGATCAAGTCGGGGGCGCCCGACGACATCAAGGTCACCTCGGCCGGGTCGATCAAGCCCACGGTCGCCGGCCCTGCCGTCACGATCGACAGCAATCACAAGGTCGTCAACGAAGGCACGATCGAGTTCAGCAATATCGATGGCGCGACCGGCATCCTGGCGAATGCGGGCATGACCGGCGGCATCACCAACAGCGCGTCGGGCAAGATCACGATCGGTGAAACCTATGCCGCGACCGACATCGACAATGACGGCGACCTCGACGGGCCGTTCGCGATTGGCAGCAATCGCGTCGGCATCGCGACCGCGGGCGCCTTTACCGGCAACATCGTCAATTCGGGCGCGATCGCGATCGAGGGCAAGGATTCGGCGGGCATAAGGCTCGGCGGCCCGCTGACGGGCGGCTTCACCAATGACGGTACGATCAGCGTGCTGGGCGACCGCGCGCTGGGCGTCGGGCTTCAGAACGTCACCGGCAACGTTCGTCTCGCCGGCACGATCGCCGCCACCGGCGTCGATGCGATCGCCGCGCGGCTCAGCGGCGACATTAGCGGCGCGCTCGTCGTGCAGGGCAATCTTACGGCGACCGGCTATCGCTTCACCACGCCGCCCGCCGATCCCTCGAAGCTTGATGCCGACGACCTGCTGACCGGCGGCTCCGCGCTGGCGGTCGAAGGCGATGTGACGGGCGGCATCATTCTCGCGGTTCCGCCCAAGGATTCGAGCCCGACCGACAAGGATGAGGACAAGGACGGCATCGACGACGACAAGGAAGGATCGGCAGCGGTCCGCGCCTTTGGATCGGCAGCAGCCGTTCGGATCGGCTCTGCCGACCGGGATGTCGCGATTGGCCCCGTTGCGGGAACGGGCACCGGGCTGGGCATCATCATCGACGGTTCGGTGCTCGGCAACGGGCTCTACGCGGGCAAGGACGGCAACGCGATCCAGATCGGCGGGCTTGGCGGCGCGGTGACCATCGCCGGCGGCGTCGGCATCGGCGCGACCGGCAGCGTCGCGGCGCAATCGAAGGACGCCGCGGCGACGGCAATCCGCTTCGGCGGCGGCGCTTCGACCCCCGAACTGCGCAATGCAGGCAAGATCGAGGCGACCACCGGCGGCAATGCGTCGGGCGCCGTAGCGACCGCGGTGATCGTCGGAGCGGGCGCCGATGTCGCGCTGATCCGCAACAGCGGCACAATCGCGGCCAAGACCGGCGGCGACAATGGCACCGCGCGCGCCATCGTCGACCTGTCGGGCAATGTCGATATGGTCGAGAACAGCGGCGCGATCAGCGCGAGCGGCGCGGCCGCCACCTCCGACCGCAATATCGCGATCGACCTGTCGGCGAACGGCGCGGGCGCGACGGTCAGGCAGACCGCGGTTGCAGCCGACAAAACCGCCCCCAGCATCGTTGGCGACGTGCGCTTTGGCAGCGGAAACGATGTTTTCGACATCGCCGACGGGTCGGTGAAGGGCGACAGCTTTTTCGGCTCCGGCAACAACCGTTTCGCGCTGTCGGGCGACGCTACCTATGCCGGCGACGCGCGTTTCGGCGCAGGCGCCGACACGATGGCGCTGGCTGGGACGGCGAAGTTCAACGGGCTGGCGGACTTCGGCGGCGGCGCCGATACGCTGACGATCGGCGGCACCTCGGTATTTTCCGGCACGCTTGCCAATTCGTCGGGACTGGCCGTGTCGGTCAGCGGCGGCGCGTTCGATGTGCGCGGCGCCGCGACGATCGCATCGCTCGCCGTGACCGACAAGGGCGTGCTCGGCGTCATGCTCGACACAGGCAGCACGGGCACCGCACTGCAAGTGACCGGAAACGCCAGCTTCGGCGCCGAATCGAAGCTCGCGCTTCAATTGTCGAGCATCGAGGAAGCCGAGGGCGAGCATATCGTGCTCACCGCCGGGTCCATCACCGGCGCCAATAATCTGACCGCGTCGCAGACACTCCTTCCCTTCCTTTACAAGGGCACGCTCACATCAACGGCCACCCAGCTGATCGTCGATGTCGAGCGCAAGAGCGTGAACGAGCTTGGCCTCAACCGCTCGGAAGGGCGTGCTTTCGACGCTGTGCTCGACGCGGTCGTCGCCGAACAGAAGATCGAAGACGTCTTCCTCGGCATTACGGACGGCGATCAGTTCCGCGCCCAGCTTCAGCAGATGCTGCCCGAACATGAAGGCGGCGTCTTTGAAACCGTCACCTCGGGTTCGCGCGCGCTCGCCCGCCACCTTCTCGACCCCAATGCACCGTATCAGGACGAGGGCAAATGGGGCTATTGGGTCAATCAGGCGGTGTGGGGCACGTCGAAGGGCATCGGCAACACCGCCAGCTATGACGTCAGCGGCTGGGGCATTTCGCTCGGCGCCGAAATCGAGAGCGATGTCGGCAATTTCGGCGGCTCGATCGCCTTTCTCAGTGGCAAGGACAGCAATGGCAGCAACGCCAATGAGGTGAGCACGAGCCAGTTTGAAGGCGCGCTGCACTGGCGCCTGCGCTCCGACGGCTTCATGGCGCACGCCCGCGTGTCGGGCGCCCCGGTGAAGCTCAAGGGCACGCGTATCTTCCGCGCCGAAGCAGGCGCCGAGGATATTGAGGAAACGATGAAGGGCAAGTGGGACGCAACCTTGTGGTCGGCGTCGGGCTCGGTCGCCTATGATACGCGCGTCGGCGGGCTGACGCTGCGTCCGATGGTCGCCGTCGATTATTACAAGCTTCAGGAAGACGGCTATCAGGAAACGGGTGGCGGCGACGCGCTCGACCTCACCGTGCTCGATCGCGACAGCGACGAGCTGGCGGTGACGGGCACGGTGACGCTCGGCCTCGAGTTCGGCGGCGCCGACGAATATGACGGCTGGACACGCTTCGAGCTCGAAGGCGGGCGCCGTCAGATCGTCAGCGGCACGCTGGGCGCGACGACTGCCTCGTTCAAGGATGGCACGCCCTTCACCCTGATTCCCGATGATCGCACGAGCGGCTGGGTCGGCCGCCTTCGCGGCATCGCCGGCAATTCGGCCTTTCAGGTCGCCGGCGAACTGTCAGCGGAAGAACAGCAAAGCCATGTCGGCTGGGCGTTCCGTGCGAGCCTGCGGGTCGGTCTCTAG
- the glk gene encoding glucokinase, whose translation MSKQIVTVDIGGTHARFAIAEVEGGRVRSLGEATTLHTRDHASFQTAWQDFERQQGGTLPRAVAIAIAGPTRGDIIRFTNNPWIIRPALIGEKLNVDAHVLVNDFEAVGHAVAQADESYFERLTGPDEPLPATGTISVIGPGTGLGVAHIWRDEKGYRVQATEGGHIDFAPLDSIEDAILARLRKRHRRVSVERIVSGPGIVDIYETLAMLEGRAVTPLDDKAIWTAALSGDDSLAAAAVDRFCLSLGSVAGDLALAQGASGVVIAGGLGLRIRDSLVRSGFPERFIEKGRFEGFMAALPVKLITHPQPGLFGAAAAFARQFAG comes from the coding sequence ATGAGCAAGCAGATCGTCACGGTCGACATCGGCGGCACGCACGCCCGCTTTGCGATTGCCGAGGTCGAGGGCGGTCGCGTCCGTTCGCTCGGCGAGGCGACAACGCTGCATACCAGGGATCATGCGAGCTTTCAGACGGCGTGGCAGGATTTCGAGCGCCAGCAGGGCGGCACGCTGCCGCGCGCGGTCGCGATCGCTATTGCCGGGCCGACGCGCGGCGACATCATTCGCTTCACCAACAATCCGTGGATTATCCGCCCCGCGCTGATCGGGGAGAAGCTGAACGTCGACGCCCATGTCCTCGTCAATGATTTCGAGGCGGTGGGCCATGCGGTCGCGCAGGCGGACGAGAGCTATTTCGAGCGGCTGACCGGTCCCGACGAACCTTTACCGGCCACGGGCACGATCAGTGTCATCGGCCCCGGCACCGGCCTGGGTGTTGCGCATATCTGGCGCGACGAAAAGGGTTATCGCGTACAGGCGACCGAAGGCGGGCACATCGATTTTGCACCGCTCGACAGCATCGAGGATGCGATCCTGGCCCGACTGCGCAAGCGGCACCGGCGCGTGTCGGTCGAACGCATCGTGTCGGGGCCAGGGATCGTCGACATCTATGAAACGCTGGCGATGCTCGAAGGACGCGCGGTGACGCCGCTCGACGACAAGGCGATCTGGACGGCCGCGCTCAGCGGCGACGACAGCCTTGCCGCGGCGGCGGTCGATCGCTTCTGCCTCTCGCTCGGCAGCGTCGCGGGCGACCTTGCACTGGCGCAGGGGGCGAGCGGGGTGGTCATCGCAGGCGGCCTGGGGCTGCGCATCCGCGACAGCCTGGTGCGCTCCGGCTTTCCCGAACGCTTCATCGAAAAGGGGCGGTTCGAGGGGTTCATGGCGGCGCTGCCCGTGAAGCTCATCACGCACCCGCAGCCGGGGCTGTTCGGTGCCGCCGCGGCGTTTGCCCGGCAGTTTGCGGGATAG
- a CDS encoding gamma-glutamyl-gamma-aminobutyrate hydrolase family protein yields the protein MSARPVLGIIACNRTIGVETAQAVMNRYATAAMRHADCAALIIPSLPDLMRADEVVGRLDGVLLTGTPSNVEPARYGDAAAGEGPFDPDRDRMMIGLVESVIAAQRPLFGICRGFQEINVALGGTLRRDTSASAELLHHHAPDGVPFHAMFDHRHKVDLVPGGLLASAYRAPSLEVNSVHFQGIGDLADGLAVEARAPDGLVEAYSARPNGAPLLAVQWHPEWRTDGDAQSQTYFHLLGRALRGEL from the coding sequence ATGTCCGCGCGCCCCGTTCTTGGCATCATCGCCTGCAACCGCACCATCGGCGTCGAAACCGCGCAGGCAGTGATGAACCGCTATGCGACCGCGGCGATGCGTCATGCCGATTGCGCCGCGCTCATCATCCCGTCGCTCCCCGATCTGATGCGCGCCGACGAAGTGGTCGGGCGGCTCGACGGCGTGCTGCTGACGGGGACGCCATCGAATGTCGAACCGGCGCGCTACGGCGATGCCGCGGCAGGTGAAGGGCCCTTCGATCCCGATCGCGACCGGATGATGATCGGGCTCGTCGAGTCGGTCATCGCGGCGCAGCGACCCCTGTTCGGAATCTGCCGCGGCTTTCAGGAGATCAACGTCGCGTTGGGCGGGACGCTACGCCGCGATACGTCGGCAAGCGCCGAGCTGCTGCATCATCATGCGCCGGACGGTGTGCCGTTCCACGCGATGTTCGACCATCGGCACAAAGTCGATCTGGTCCCGGGCGGTCTGCTCGCCTCGGCCTATCGGGCGCCGTCGCTGGAGGTCAATTCGGTTCATTTCCAAGGGATCGGCGATCTCGCGGACGGTCTGGCGGTCGAGGCGCGCGCGCCCGACGGGCTGGTCGAGGCCTATAGCGCCCGCCCGAATGGCGCGCCGCTGCTCGCGGTGCAGTGGCACCCCGAATGGCGGACCGACGGCGATGCGCAGAGTCAGACCTATTTTCACCTGCTCGGCCGCGCGTTAAGAGGCGAATTATGA
- a CDS encoding aspartate aminotransferase family protein: MPRNHDIAELKRLDVAHHLPAQADWAEIEALGGSRIITHAEGCTITDGDGHRILDGMAGLWCVNVGYGREELVEAAAAQMRELPFYNTFFKTATPPTVTLAAKIASLTQNRLPHVFFNASGSEANDTVFRMVRHYWKLKGEPKRTVFISRWNAYHGSTVAGVSLGGMKAMHAQGDLPIPGVEHVRQPYFFGEGQGMSEEEFCDACVQAIEDKILEVGPENCAAFIGEPVQGAGGVIIPPKGYWPKVEAVVRKYGLLLVADEVICGFGRTGKMWGHETMGFTPDLMPMAKGLSSGYLPISATAVARHVVETLKTGGDFVHGFTYSGHPVAAAVALKNIEIIEREALVERTGSVTGPHLAKALATLDDHPLVGETRSIGLLGAVEIVADKETRARFGGAEGTAGPMARDACIANGLMVRGIRDSLVMCPPLIITTQQIDEMVAIIRKSLDEVAPKLRALS; the protein is encoded by the coding sequence ATGCCCCGCAATCACGACATCGCCGAACTCAAGCGTCTCGACGTCGCGCACCATCTTCCCGCCCAGGCCGACTGGGCCGAGATCGAGGCTTTGGGTGGCAGCCGCATCATCACCCATGCCGAGGGTTGCACGATCACCGACGGCGACGGCCACCGTATCCTCGACGGCATGGCCGGCCTGTGGTGCGTCAATGTCGGCTATGGCCGCGAGGAGCTGGTCGAGGCGGCGGCGGCGCAGATGCGCGAGCTGCCCTTCTACAACACCTTTTTCAAGACCGCGACGCCGCCGACGGTGACGCTCGCGGCGAAGATCGCCAGCCTGACCCAGAACCGCCTGCCGCATGTCTTTTTCAACGCCTCGGGCAGCGAGGCGAACGACACGGTGTTCCGCATGGTGCGCCATTACTGGAAGCTGAAAGGCGAGCCCAAGCGCACCGTCTTTATCAGCCGCTGGAACGCCTATCATGGCTCGACCGTCGCGGGCGTGTCCCTTGGCGGGATGAAGGCGATGCACGCACAGGGCGACCTGCCGATTCCGGGCGTCGAGCATGTTCGGCAGCCTTATTTCTTCGGCGAAGGCCAGGGGATGAGCGAGGAGGAGTTTTGCGACGCCTGTGTCCAGGCGATCGAGGACAAGATCCTGGAGGTCGGCCCCGAAAATTGCGCGGCGTTCATCGGCGAACCAGTGCAGGGCGCGGGCGGCGTCATCATCCCGCCCAAGGGCTATTGGCCGAAGGTCGAAGCGGTAGTGCGCAAATATGGCCTGTTGCTCGTCGCCGACGAGGTGATCTGCGGTTTCGGTCGCACAGGCAAGATGTGGGGCCACGAAACGATGGGCTTCACCCCCGACCTGATGCCCATGGCGAAGGGGCTGTCGTCGGGCTACCTGCCGATTTCGGCCACTGCGGTCGCGCGCCATGTCGTCGAGACACTCAAGACCGGTGGCGATTTCGTCCACGGCTTCACCTATTCGGGGCATCCCGTCGCCGCCGCGGTCGCGCTCAAGAATATCGAGATCATCGAACGCGAAGCGCTGGTCGAGCGCACCGGAAGCGTCACCGGCCCGCACCTTGCGAAAGCGCTGGCGACACTGGACGATCATCCGCTCGTCGGCGAGACGCGCTCGATCGGCCTGCTCGGCGCGGTCGAGATTGTTGCCGACAAGGAAACGCGCGCACGTTTCGGCGGCGCCGAGGGGACAGCGGGACCGATGGCGCGCGATGCCTGCATCGCGAACGGGCTGATGGTGCGCGGTATCCGCGACAGCCTCGTCATGTGTCCGCCGCTTATCATCACCACGCAGCAGATCGACGAGATGGTTGCGATTATTCGCAAATCGCTCGATGAAGTGGCGCCCAAGTTGCGGGCGTTGAGCTGA